A single region of the Streptomyces sp. NBC_01262 genome encodes:
- a CDS encoding YoaK family protein, translating to MLVVLREAWTTLVPDMKDRHGPLPPLMLSLTVVTGLVDAFSFLALGHVFVANMTGNVVLSGFALAGAPEFSPAASLTALGAFVLGALLGGRIAHRVHADRGRLLYLALVSQTGLVLAAYVIAQACGGPFAGGPRYWLIVVLALGMGVQNAAARALKVPDLMTTVLTFTITGMASDSRAAGGSGSKAGSRLLSTVAMLTGALCGALAILHGHPALPLLFAALVLAITTAATFALTRTAGSWTAPLPDRP from the coding sequence GTGCTTGTCGTGCTGCGCGAAGCGTGGACCACCCTGGTCCCGGACATGAAGGACCGTCACGGCCCGCTGCCGCCGCTGATGCTCTCCCTGACCGTGGTCACCGGCCTCGTGGACGCCTTCAGTTTTCTGGCGCTGGGGCATGTCTTCGTCGCCAACATGACGGGCAACGTCGTCCTGTCCGGCTTCGCCCTCGCCGGAGCCCCCGAGTTCTCCCCGGCCGCCTCACTGACGGCCCTCGGCGCGTTCGTCCTGGGCGCCCTGCTCGGCGGCCGCATCGCCCACCGCGTCCACGCCGACCGCGGGCGGCTGCTGTATCTGGCGCTCGTGTCGCAGACCGGACTGGTCCTCGCGGCATACGTGATCGCGCAGGCCTGCGGTGGCCCGTTCGCGGGCGGTCCGCGCTACTGGCTGATCGTGGTACTGGCCCTCGGCATGGGCGTACAGAACGCCGCCGCCCGCGCGCTGAAGGTGCCCGACCTGATGACCACCGTCCTGACCTTCACCATCACCGGCATGGCCTCCGACAGCCGGGCCGCGGGCGGCAGCGGCAGCAAGGCCGGCTCACGGCTGCTCTCGACGGTGGCCATGCTCACCGGCGCCCTCTGCGGCGCCCTCGCCATCCTGCACGGCCACCCCGCGCTGCCCCTGCTGTTCGCCGCCCTTGTGCTCGCCATCACGACCGCCGCCACCTTCGCGCTGACCCGCACCGCCGGAAGCTGGACCGCCCCGCTGCCGGACAGGCCCTAG
- a CDS encoding CoA-binding protein, with protein sequence MSYGDSDTVEKILRDLGDTWAVVGLSGNQGRAAYGVAAVLQRYGKRIVPVHPKAETVHGEKGYASLAEIPFPVDVVDVFVNSELAGPVADEAVGIGASAVWFQLGVIDEAAYHRVRDAGLEMVMDRCPAIEIPRLR encoded by the coding sequence ATGAGCTATGGCGATTCCGACACCGTCGAGAAGATCCTCAGGGACCTCGGCGACACCTGGGCGGTGGTGGGACTGTCCGGCAACCAGGGGCGCGCGGCGTACGGCGTCGCGGCCGTGCTGCAGCGCTACGGCAAGCGGATCGTGCCCGTCCACCCGAAGGCGGAGACCGTACACGGGGAGAAGGGCTACGCCTCGCTCGCGGAGATCCCCTTCCCCGTCGATGTCGTGGACGTGTTCGTGAACTCCGAGCTCGCCGGGCCGGTCGCCGACGAAGCCGTGGGGATCGGCGCGAGCGCGGTCTGGTTCCAGCTCGGCGTCATCGACGAGGCGGCCTACCACCGGGTGCGGGACGCGGGCCTGGAGATGGTCATGGACCGCTGCCCGGCCATCGAGATCCCGAGGCTGCGCTGA
- a CDS encoding SMC family ATPase: MRLHRLTLTAFGPFADSQSVDFDELSSAGLFLLHGPTGAGKTSVLDGVCFALYGGVPGSRPTARLRSDHADPETMTEVVLELTVGGRRLEITRRPEQLRPKKRGSGMTPEKAVTLLREHTGGAWRALSKSHQEVGEELLRLIGMSKEQFCQVVLLPQGEFAGFLRAGAAERAALLGRLFDTSRFKAVEDWLRDRRRASEQRIRTGDEELLNLAHRIQQEAGEGAEPPQDWAAGEPDLAERILAWAAVLRCGAREQAAVARLALDTAEAAHTEAQQEAQAVRELYALQQRHAAAVRRAAALAAVRPEREGQLARLERARRAAAVEPALELREKAAREHTAAQSAERAARTGLPDGLGLAEAGAAQLTEYENRQREELGALTEAGRAEQQAAEVAAERGSLEREARGAEQLVADADAWLEGWDGRREALRQRLDDAQTAALHAGELTAVRDRARRRLDAARDRDQHAGALQGAEDRLRTARDTTADAREAWHDTREARIAGIAAELAAELHDGHACLVCGSDRHPAPARRCARQVTADDEDRAQGVYQRAQAVQSEAQDAVSRAVAVLEAARAEAGQTPLAELAAAHAAVDREYAEATATAAGARPAREALDRAEAEHTRRLADRQHAATRIATLTAHREGLDLRHADLTAQLTRARGPYATVAARRTALAADIARSAEAARAVRTANDTAQRVKEADARLADAAYRAGFDTPEAAAAALLPDGEARRLREDAEQWQREEAAVTADLTALDLSDAAALPPADPDQATRTAEAANRRLQHAAARDAAALDRCAELDRLGARAATRTTELAPARADHARLRRLADLAAGTSGENQLRMELETYVLAARLEQVAAAASLRLLRMSSGRYTLVHTDAKASRGSRSGLGLLVLDSWTGTARDTATLSGGETFFASLALALGLADVVTDEAGGMRLDTLFIDEGFGSLDEQTLDEVLDVLDALRERDRAVGIVSHVADLRQRIPVQLQLLKGRLGSTLRQRTAAER, from the coding sequence ATGCGCCTGCACCGCCTCACCCTCACCGCCTTCGGCCCCTTCGCGGACTCCCAGAGCGTCGACTTCGACGAGCTGTCCTCGGCCGGGCTCTTCCTGCTGCACGGCCCGACCGGCGCGGGCAAGACCTCCGTCCTGGACGGGGTGTGCTTCGCGCTCTACGGCGGCGTGCCCGGCAGTCGCCCGACGGCCAGGCTGCGCAGCGACCACGCCGACCCGGAGACCATGACCGAGGTCGTCCTCGAACTCACCGTCGGCGGACGGCGGCTGGAGATCACCCGGCGGCCCGAGCAGCTGCGCCCGAAGAAGCGCGGCAGCGGCATGACACCCGAGAAAGCGGTCACGCTGCTGCGCGAGCACACCGGCGGGGCCTGGCGCGCCCTGTCCAAGTCCCACCAGGAGGTGGGTGAGGAGCTGCTGCGGCTGATCGGGATGAGCAAGGAGCAGTTCTGCCAGGTCGTGCTGCTGCCCCAAGGCGAGTTCGCGGGCTTCCTGCGGGCCGGCGCCGCCGAGCGGGCCGCCCTGCTCGGCCGGCTGTTCGACACCAGCCGCTTCAAGGCCGTCGAGGACTGGCTCAGGGACCGCCGCCGCGCCTCCGAACAGCGGATCCGCACCGGCGACGAGGAACTGCTCAACCTCGCCCACCGCATCCAGCAGGAGGCCGGCGAGGGCGCCGAGCCCCCGCAGGACTGGGCGGCGGGCGAACCCGACCTCGCCGAGCGGATCCTCGCCTGGGCCGCGGTCCTGCGCTGCGGCGCCCGCGAACAGGCCGCCGTCGCCCGCCTCGCACTGGACACCGCCGAGGCCGCGCACACCGAAGCCCAGCAGGAAGCGCAGGCGGTACGCGAGCTGTACGCGCTCCAGCAGCGCCACGCCGCCGCCGTCCGCCGCGCCGCCGCACTCGCCGCCGTACGCCCCGAGCGCGAGGGCCAACTCGCCCGCCTGGAACGGGCCCGCCGCGCCGCCGCCGTCGAACCCGCCCTGGAACTGCGGGAGAAGGCCGCCCGCGAGCACACCGCCGCCCAGTCCGCCGAGCGCGCGGCCAGAACCGGACTGCCGGATGGCCTGGGCCTGGCCGAGGCCGGGGCGGCCCAGCTCACCGAGTACGAGAACCGGCAGCGCGAGGAGCTCGGCGCCCTGACCGAAGCCGGGCGCGCCGAACAGCAGGCCGCCGAAGTGGCCGCGGAACGCGGCTCCCTGGAGCGGGAGGCGCGCGGCGCCGAGCAGCTCGTCGCGGACGCCGACGCCTGGCTGGAGGGCTGGGACGGCCGGCGCGAGGCGCTGCGACAGCGCCTGGACGACGCCCAGACGGCAGCCCTGCACGCCGGGGAGCTCACCGCCGTACGCGACCGGGCCCGCCGCCGCCTCGACGCCGCCCGGGACCGTGACCAGCACGCCGGCGCCCTGCAAGGGGCCGAGGACCGCCTGCGTACCGCCCGCGACACCACCGCCGACGCCCGCGAGGCCTGGCACGACACGCGCGAGGCCCGCATCGCAGGCATCGCCGCCGAACTGGCCGCCGAGCTCCACGACGGCCACGCCTGCCTGGTCTGCGGCTCCGACCGGCACCCCGCCCCAGCCCGCCGCTGCGCCCGCCAGGTCACCGCCGACGACGAGGACCGCGCCCAGGGGGTCTACCAGCGGGCCCAGGCCGTCCAGAGCGAGGCCCAGGACGCCGTGAGCCGGGCCGTCGCCGTCCTGGAGGCCGCCCGCGCCGAGGCGGGGCAGACCCCGCTGGCGGAACTCGCCGCCGCCCACGCCGCCGTGGACCGCGAGTACGCCGAGGCCACCGCGACCGCCGCCGGCGCCCGCCCCGCCCGTGAAGCCCTCGACCGCGCCGAGGCGGAGCACACCCGCCGCCTCGCCGACCGCCAGCACGCCGCCACCCGCATCGCCACCCTCACCGCCCACCGCGAGGGCCTCGACCTCCGCCACGCCGACCTCACCGCCCAACTCACCCGCGCCCGGGGCCCGTACGCCACCGTCGCCGCCCGCCGCACTGCCCTCGCCGCCGACATCGCCCGCTCCGCCGAGGCCGCCCGGGCGGTCCGCACCGCCAACGACACCGCCCAGCGCGTCAAGGAAGCCGACGCCCGACTCGCCGACGCCGCCTACCGCGCCGGGTTCGACACGCCCGAGGCCGCCGCCGCTGCCCTGCTCCCCGACGGCGAGGCCCGGCGCCTTCGCGAGGACGCCGAGCAGTGGCAGCGCGAGGAGGCCGCCGTCACCGCCGACCTCACCGCCCTCGACCTGTCCGACGCGGCCGCCCTCCCGCCCGCCGACCCCGACCAAGCCACCCGCACCGCCGAAGCCGCCAACCGCCGCCTCCAGCACGCCGCCGCCCGTGACGCCGCCGCCCTGGACCGCTGCGCCGAACTCGACCGCCTCGGCGCCCGGGCGGCAACCCGCACCACCGAACTCGCCCCCGCCCGCGCCGACCACGCCCGCCTACGGCGCCTCGCCGACCTGGCCGCAGGCACCTCCGGCGAGAACCAGCTCAGGATGGAGCTGGAGACCTACGTCCTGGCGGCCCGCCTCGAACAGGTCGCCGCCGCCGCCAGCCTGCGCCTGCTGCGCATGTCGTCGGGCCGCTACACCCTCGTCCACACCGACGCCAAGGCCTCCCGCGGCTCCCGCTCCGGCCTCGGTCTCCTCGTCCTCGACTCCTGGACCGGCACCGCCCGCGACACCGCCACCCTCTCCGGCGGCGAGACCTTCTTCGCCTCCCTCGCCCTCGCCCTCGGCCTGGCCGACGTCGTCACCGACGAGGCCGGAGGCATGCGCCTGGACACCCTCTTCATCGACGAGGGCTTCGGCAGCCTCGACGAACAGACCCTCGACGAGGTCCTCGACGTCCTGGACGCCCTGCGGGAACGCGACCGCGCCGTCGGCATCGTCAGCCATGTCGCCGACCTGCGCCAGCGCATCCCCGTCCAGCTCCAGCTCCTCAAGGGCCGGCTCGGCTCAACCCTGCGCCAGCGCACGGCGGCTGAGCGGTGA
- a CDS encoding Lrp/AsnC family transcriptional regulator, which translates to MTDHSLDATDWRILEALQNDGRASYAELARAVAMSPSAVTERVRRLEEAGVISGYSAVIDHDRIGLPILAFVRLRYPHGNYKPFHDLLATTPEVLEAHHVTGDDCFVMKVTARSMRHLEQVAGRIAGLGSVTTSVVYSSPLSRRALAQG; encoded by the coding sequence ATGACCGATCATTCCCTCGACGCCACCGACTGGCGCATCCTCGAAGCCCTCCAGAACGACGGCCGCGCCAGCTACGCCGAGCTCGCCCGTGCCGTCGCCATGTCGCCGAGCGCTGTCACCGAACGCGTACGCCGCCTGGAGGAGGCCGGTGTGATCAGCGGCTACTCCGCGGTGATCGACCACGACCGGATCGGCCTGCCGATCCTGGCCTTCGTACGGCTGCGCTACCCGCACGGCAACTACAAGCCGTTCCACGACCTGCTCGCCACGACGCCGGAGGTTCTGGAGGCCCACCACGTCACGGGCGACGACTGCTTCGTCATGAAGGTCACCGCCCGGTCGATGCGGCACCTGGAACAGGTCGCGGGCCGTATCGCCGGCCTCGGGTCGGTGACGACGAGTGTCGTCTACTCGTCACCGCTCAGCCGCCGTGCGCTGGCGCAGGGTTGA
- a CDS encoding YbaK/EbsC family protein, protein MTAPIGNFDEARPAADVLELLAPPVAAALAAWQGEVPAEQLIHVDSDPDKADTAVWAETYGVTMEQSANCVVVAGKRGQDVTLAACVVLATTRADVNGLVRRHLGARKASFAPMDTAVGESGMEYGGITPIGLPPGWPLLIDAAVADSPYVVIGSGRRRGKLLVPGKALAGLPGAVVLEGLGVAV, encoded by the coding sequence ATGACCGCGCCCATAGGAAACTTCGACGAGGCCCGCCCCGCGGCGGACGTCCTCGAACTGCTCGCCCCGCCCGTCGCCGCCGCGCTCGCCGCCTGGCAGGGCGAGGTGCCGGCCGAGCAGCTGATCCATGTCGACAGCGATCCCGACAAGGCCGACACGGCGGTCTGGGCCGAGACCTACGGCGTGACGATGGAGCAGTCCGCCAACTGCGTGGTCGTCGCGGGCAAGCGCGGCCAGGACGTCACCCTCGCCGCCTGCGTCGTGCTCGCCACCACCCGCGCCGATGTCAATGGCCTGGTCCGCCGCCACCTCGGCGCCCGCAAGGCCTCCTTCGCCCCGATGGACACGGCGGTGGGCGAGTCCGGCATGGAGTACGGCGGCATCACGCCCATCGGTCTGCCGCCCGGCTGGCCGCTGCTCATCGACGCGGCTGTCGCCGACTCCCCGTACGTCGTCATCGGCAGCGGCCGACGGCGCGGCAAGCTCCTCGTCCCCGGCAAGGCCCTGGCCGGGCTGCCCGGCGCCGTCGTCCTCGAAGGCCTGGGCGTGGCCGTATGA
- a CDS encoding YigZ family protein, with the protein MAERYLTVAREGVHESEIKRSRFLCTLAPAATEEAAQDVIARVRKDHPTATHNCFAYVIGPDGRLHKASDDGEPGGTAGTPMLQVLLRREIRDVVAVVTRYYGGVQLGAGGLVRAYGGAVSAALDDLGVIERRRLALVAVAVDHQRAGKLENDLRTAGRAVRGVSYGSDVTIDLGIPEEELPQFRAWLADATAGSATAVATGTAYVDV; encoded by the coding sequence ATGGCGGAGCGGTATCTGACGGTCGCGCGCGAGGGCGTCCACGAGAGCGAGATCAAACGCTCGCGCTTCCTGTGCACCCTCGCACCCGCCGCCACCGAGGAAGCCGCCCAGGACGTCATCGCCCGCGTCCGCAAGGACCACCCCACCGCCACCCACAACTGCTTCGCCTACGTCATCGGCCCCGACGGCCGCCTGCACAAGGCCTCCGACGACGGCGAACCCGGCGGCACCGCGGGCACCCCCATGCTCCAGGTGCTGCTCCGCCGCGAGATCCGCGACGTCGTGGCCGTCGTGACCCGTTACTACGGCGGCGTCCAGCTCGGCGCAGGCGGCCTCGTCCGCGCGTACGGCGGCGCCGTCTCGGCCGCCCTGGACGACCTGGGCGTCATCGAACGGCGCAGGCTCGCGCTGGTCGCGGTGGCCGTCGACCACCAGCGCGCCGGCAAGCTGGAGAACGACCTGCGGACGGCGGGCCGCGCTGTGCGCGGGGTCTCCTACGGCTCGGACGTGACGATCGACCTGGGCATCCCGGAGGAGGAACTCCCGCAGTTCCGCGCCTGGCTGGCCGATGCGACCGCCGGGTCGGCGACGGCGGTGGCGACGGGAACGGCGTACGTGGACGTCTAG
- a CDS encoding rhodanese-like domain-containing protein, translating into MTRTTITTATTDNPVLGFPPATPAEALAHFGASLAFHADVSDVAEALAAGGDPGFTLVDTRSTQAWDQGHIPGAVHLPGGRIPQLAAELLDPARPVVVYCWGPGCNGATRAAFALAGLGYRVKEMLGGIEYWLREGFAYDTADGAARRPADPLTAPVAAEACGC; encoded by the coding sequence ATGACACGGACGACCATCACCACCGCGACCACGGACAACCCGGTTCTCGGCTTCCCCCCGGCCACCCCGGCTGAGGCCCTCGCCCACTTCGGCGCGAGCCTCGCCTTCCACGCCGACGTCTCCGATGTCGCCGAGGCGCTCGCCGCCGGCGGCGACCCCGGCTTCACCCTGGTGGACACCCGCTCCACCCAGGCCTGGGACCAGGGCCACATCCCCGGCGCCGTCCACCTCCCGGGCGGCCGGATCCCTCAGCTCGCCGCCGAACTCCTCGACCCGGCCCGCCCGGTCGTCGTCTACTGCTGGGGCCCGGGCTGCAACGGCGCGACCCGCGCGGCGTTCGCACTCGCCGGGCTCGGCTACCGGGTCAAGGAGATGCTCGGCGGCATCGAGTACTGGCTGCGCGAGGGCTTCGCCTACGACACCGCCGACGGTGCCGCCCGGCGCCCCGCCGACCCGCTCACCGCTCCGGTCGCAGCGGAGGCGTGCGGCTGCTGA
- a CDS encoding GNAT family N-acetyltransferase, producing MLLHATHADDGRLVLTDGRVTLREQLPEEAAQLADGLPAALTWLDGLPGEGTVTAARMTVKAAVAGLYAPGWGLFAIQRTDDLVALGGIGFHGPPSEDGVAEIGYDLVPAARGGGWATDAARLISRWALSRPEVRTVLATTDPENAASQRVLARAGFAWVDDREGLRAYELSSRTPPLRPER from the coding sequence ATGCTTTTGCACGCCACGCACGCCGACGACGGCCGCCTCGTCCTCACCGACGGCCGCGTCACCCTGCGCGAACAGCTCCCCGAGGAGGCCGCCCAGCTCGCCGACGGCCTGCCCGCCGCGCTGACCTGGCTCGACGGCCTCCCGGGCGAGGGCACCGTCACCGCCGCCCGGATGACCGTCAAGGCCGCCGTCGCCGGGCTGTACGCCCCGGGATGGGGGCTCTTCGCGATCCAGCGCACCGACGACCTGGTCGCCCTCGGCGGCATCGGCTTCCACGGCCCGCCCTCCGAGGACGGCGTCGCCGAGATCGGCTACGACCTCGTCCCCGCCGCGCGCGGCGGGGGCTGGGCCACCGACGCCGCCCGGCTGATATCCCGCTGGGCCCTGAGCCGCCCGGAGGTCCGTACCGTCCTGGCCACCACGGATCCCGAGAACGCCGCCTCCCAGCGCGTGCTGGCGCGCGCCGGCTTCGCCTGGGTGGACGATCGCGAGGGCCTGCGCGCGTACGAGCTCAGCAGCCGCACGCCTCCGCTGCGACCGGAGCGGTGA
- a CDS encoding GNAT family N-acetyltransferase, whose protein sequence is MSVLGQLEGFYDAVPRAGARAEDHGPLTLFVRDGAGWPFYARPTLGHPGPVGAADVARVRARQRELGVPEAFEWVDETAPTLRAAAEEAGLAVHTHPLMVLDPAAAEPAPHASSVLSEGLSVRILASADPALPTALTVPHLAFADPGTHIGTAGTNSLTALVPLHADPVAVERATTRIDAGLTVFAAAVDGTTALCAGQYNPVGEVCEIVGIGTLPAARRRGLAYAVTATLVEDALAHGLRTVFLSAGDEDVARIYARLGFRRVGTALIAEPFV, encoded by the coding sequence ATGAGCGTGCTCGGACAACTGGAGGGCTTCTACGACGCCGTGCCCCGGGCCGGTGCGCGCGCCGAGGACCACGGGCCGCTCACCCTCTTCGTGCGCGACGGCGCGGGCTGGCCCTTCTACGCGCGCCCCACCCTCGGCCACCCCGGCCCGGTCGGCGCGGCCGACGTGGCGCGAGTGCGCGCCCGGCAGCGCGAACTCGGCGTGCCGGAGGCCTTCGAGTGGGTCGACGAGACCGCGCCCACGCTGCGCGCGGCGGCCGAGGAAGCCGGACTGGCCGTCCACACCCACCCCCTGATGGTCCTGGACCCGGCCGCCGCCGAACCGGCGCCGCATGCCTCGTCCGTGCTGTCCGAAGGCCTGTCCGTACGCATCCTGGCCTCCGCCGACCCCGCGCTCCCCACCGCCCTCACCGTCCCCCACCTGGCCTTCGCCGACCCCGGCACCCACATCGGCACCGCCGGCACCAACAGCCTCACCGCGCTCGTGCCGCTGCACGCCGACCCCGTCGCCGTCGAGCGGGCCACCACCCGCATCGACGCCGGGCTCACCGTCTTCGCCGCCGCCGTCGACGGCACGACGGCGCTGTGCGCGGGCCAGTACAACCCCGTCGGCGAGGTCTGCGAGATCGTCGGCATCGGCACCCTCCCCGCCGCCCGCCGCCGCGGCCTCGCGTACGCCGTCACCGCCACCCTCGTCGAGGACGCCCTGGCGCACGGCCTGCGCACGGTCTTCCTGTCCGCCGGGGACGAGGACGTCGCCCGCATCTACGCCAGGCTGGGCTTCCGCCGCGTCGGCACGGCCCTGATCGCCGAACCGTTCGTCTAG
- a CDS encoding exonuclease SbcCD subunit D → MRILHTSDWHLGRSFHRVGLLDAQAAFIDHLIATARDESVDAVLVAGDVYDRALPSLPAVELFDDALHRLAALGVPTVMISGNHDSARRLGVAAGLIGRAGIHLRTDPAGCATPVLLADAHGEVAFYGLPYLEPALVREEFDLGRAGHTEVLAAAMERVRADLAARPAGTRSVVLAHAFVTGGAACDSERDITVGGVAAVPAEVFDGVDYAALGHLHGCQRITDRVRYSGSPIAYSFSEADHRKSMWLVDLGADGAVSAERVDCPVPRPLARIRGRLDDLLTDPAYDRHEQAWVEATLTDPARPHEPMARLRKRFPHTLALAFEPERTGEDPMASYAQRLRGRTDQQIAEDFVAHVRGGNAADARERAVLRDAFDAVRTAEAAAEVN, encoded by the coding sequence ATGAGAATTCTGCACACCTCCGACTGGCACCTGGGGCGGTCCTTCCACCGCGTCGGTCTGCTGGACGCCCAGGCGGCGTTCATCGACCACCTCATCGCCACCGCGCGCGACGAAAGCGTCGACGCCGTGCTCGTCGCCGGGGACGTCTACGACCGGGCGCTGCCCTCGCTGCCCGCCGTCGAGCTGTTCGACGACGCCCTGCACCGGCTGGCCGCCCTGGGCGTGCCCACGGTCATGATCTCCGGCAACCACGACTCGGCCCGCCGCCTCGGCGTTGCCGCCGGTCTGATCGGGCGCGCCGGGATCCACCTGCGTACGGACCCGGCGGGCTGCGCGACCCCCGTCCTCCTGGCGGACGCCCACGGGGAGGTCGCCTTCTACGGCCTGCCGTATCTCGAACCGGCCCTGGTACGCGAGGAGTTCGACCTCGGGCGCGCCGGACACACCGAGGTGCTGGCCGCCGCCATGGAACGGGTGCGGGCAGACCTGGCGGCACGCCCGGCGGGGACCCGGTCGGTGGTGCTGGCGCATGCCTTCGTCACCGGCGGGGCGGCCTGCGACAGCGAACGGGACATCACGGTGGGCGGTGTGGCGGCCGTGCCGGCGGAGGTCTTCGACGGGGTGGACTACGCGGCGCTGGGTCATCTGCACGGTTGCCAGCGCATCACGGACCGGGTCCGCTACTCCGGTTCTCCGATCGCGTACTCCTTCTCGGAGGCGGACCACCGCAAGAGCATGTGGCTGGTCGACCTCGGCGCGGACGGGGCCGTGAGCGCCGAGCGCGTCGACTGCCCGGTGCCGCGCCCACTGGCCAGGATCCGGGGCCGGCTCGACGACCTGCTGACCGACCCGGCGTACGACCGGCACGAGCAGGCCTGGGTCGAGGCGACCCTCACCGACCCGGCCCGCCCGCACGAGCCCATGGCGCGGCTGCGCAAGCGGTTCCCGCACACCCTGGCGCTGGCCTTCGAGCCGGAGCGCACCGGCGAGGACCCCATGGCCTCGTACGCGCAGCGGCTGCGCGGCCGCACCGACCAGCAGATCGCGGAGGACTTCGTGGCCCACGTACGCGGCGGCAACGCGGCCGACGCCCGGGAACGGGCCGTGCTGCGCGACGCGTTCGACGCGGTGCGCACCGCCGAGGCCGCGGCGGAGGTCAACTGA
- a CDS encoding GNAT family N-acetyltransferase, whose translation MIDVRLAIPGDAPELVRLRRLMFHTMKGVDEPGPWEASAERLLRAQLAGEGAVLGACVVDGDPGDGGPHLAACAVGTVEQRLPAPGHPTGRFGFVFTVCTDERYRGRGYGRATTERLLEWLAGHGVSRVDLHAFPDAERMYRSMGFAEHSTALSLDVRRMGD comes from the coding sequence ATGATCGACGTGCGCCTCGCGATACCCGGCGACGCCCCCGAGCTGGTGCGGTTGCGCCGGCTGATGTTCCACACGATGAAGGGCGTCGACGAGCCCGGCCCGTGGGAGGCGTCGGCCGAGCGGCTGCTGCGCGCCCAGCTGGCCGGGGAGGGCGCGGTGCTGGGCGCGTGCGTCGTGGACGGGGACCCCGGTGACGGCGGGCCGCATCTGGCCGCGTGCGCGGTCGGCACCGTGGAGCAGCGGCTGCCGGCCCCGGGGCATCCGACGGGCCGGTTCGGCTTCGTCTTCACCGTGTGCACCGACGAGCGCTACCGGGGCCGCGGTTACGGCCGGGCGACGACGGAGCGCCTGCTGGAGTGGCTGGCCGGGCACGGCGTCTCGCGGGTCGACCTGCACGCCTTCCCCGACGCCGAGCGCATGTACCGCAGCATGGGTTTCGCGGAGCACTCGACGGCGCTGTCGCTCGACGTCCGCCGGATGGGCGACTAG